From Acinonyx jubatus isolate Ajub_Pintada_27869175 chromosome B2, VMU_Ajub_asm_v1.0, whole genome shotgun sequence, a single genomic window includes:
- the MOG gene encoding myelin-oligodendrocyte glycoprotein isoform X5, which yields MASAWSSPPPSLPSLLLLLLQLSFSYAGQFRVIGPGHPIRALVGDEAELPCRMHPGKNATGMEVGWYRPPFSRVVHLYRNGRDQDVEQAPEYRGRTELLKDNMGEGKVTLRIRKVRFSDEGGFTCFFRDHSYQEEAAMELKVEDLAGPRLPLPAAQTERKTSGRDRESPPDFRPALPEGALLEDHPVHAGAGARTPACPGHLLQLAASETGRCTGPQG from the exons ATGGCAAGCGCATGGAGCTCCCCTCCAcccagccttccctccctcctcctcctcctcctccagctgtcCTTTAGCTATGCAG GACAGTTCAGGGTCATAGGACCCGGCCACCCCATCCGGGCTCTGGTGGGGGATGAAGCAGAGCTGCCGTGCCGCATGCACCCGGGGAAGAACGCCACGGGCATGGAGGTGGGGTGGTACCGGCCCCCCTTCTCCAGGGTGGTCCATCTCTACCGCAACGGCCGGGATCAGGACGTGGAGCAGGCCCCCGAGTACCGAGGGCGGACGGAGCTGCTGAAGGACAACATGGGCGAGGGCAAGGTGACCCTCAGGATCCGGAAGGTCAGGTTCTCAGATGAAGGAGGCTTCACCTGCTTCTTCCGGGACCATTCCTACCAGGAGGAGGCCGCGATGGAGCTCAAAGTGGAGG ATCTCGCTGGGCCTCGTCTACCTCTGCCTGCAGCACAGACTGAGAG GAAAACTTCGGGCAGAGATAG AGAATCTCCACCGGACTTTCG ACCCGCACTTCCTGAGGGTGCCCTGCTGGAAGATCACCCTGTTCACGCTGGTGCCGGTGCTCGGACCCCTGCTTGCCCTGGTCATCTGCTACAACTGGCTGCATCGGAGACTGGCAGGTGCACAGGGCCACAAGGGTGA
- the MOG gene encoding myelin-oligodendrocyte glycoprotein isoform X3, with protein MASAWSSPPPSLPSLLLLLLQLSFSYAGQFRVIGPGHPIRALVGDEAELPCRMHPGKNATGMEVGWYRPPFSRVVHLYRNGRDQDVEQAPEYRGRTELLKDNMGEGKVTLRIRKVRFSDEGGFTCFFRDHSYQEEAAMELKVEDPFYWINPGVLVLMAVLPVLLLQISLGLVYLCLQHRLRGKLRAEIENLHRTFDPHFLRVPCWKITLFTLVPVLGPLLALVICYNWLHRRLAGQFLEELSKFSSFLPFVS; from the exons ATGGCAAGCGCATGGAGCTCCCCTCCAcccagccttccctccctcctcctcctcctcctccagctgtcCTTTAGCTATGCAG GACAGTTCAGGGTCATAGGACCCGGCCACCCCATCCGGGCTCTGGTGGGGGATGAAGCAGAGCTGCCGTGCCGCATGCACCCGGGGAAGAACGCCACGGGCATGGAGGTGGGGTGGTACCGGCCCCCCTTCTCCAGGGTGGTCCATCTCTACCGCAACGGCCGGGATCAGGACGTGGAGCAGGCCCCCGAGTACCGAGGGCGGACGGAGCTGCTGAAGGACAACATGGGCGAGGGCAAGGTGACCCTCAGGATCCGGAAGGTCAGGTTCTCAGATGAAGGAGGCTTCACCTGCTTCTTCCGGGACCATTCCTACCAGGAGGAGGCCGCGATGGAGCTCAAAGTGGAGG ATCCCTTCTACTGGATCAACCCCGGGGTGCTGGTCCTGATGGCTGTCCTCCCCGTGCTCCTCCTGCAGATCTCGCTGGGCCTCGTCTACCTCTGCCTGCAGCACAGACTGAGAG GAAAACTTCGGGCAGAGATAG AGAATCTCCACCGGACTTTCG ACCCGCACTTCCTGAGGGTGCCCTGCTGGAAGATCACCCTGTTCACGCTGGTGCCGGTGCTCGGACCCCTGCTTGCCCTGGTCATCTGCTACAACTGGCTGCATCGGAGACTGGCAG ggCAATTTCTTGAAGAGCTAAgtaagttttcttcctttcttccttttgtaagCTGA
- the MOG gene encoding myelin-oligodendrocyte glycoprotein isoform X2 — MASAWSSPPPSLPSLLLLLLQLSFSYAGQFRVIGPGHPIRALVGDEAELPCRMHPGKNATGMEVGWYRPPFSRVVHLYRNGRDQDVEQAPEYRGRTELLKDNMGEGKVTLRIRKVRFSDEGGFTCFFRDHSYQEEAAMELKVEDPFYWINPGVLVLMAVLPVLLLQISLGLVYLCLQHRLRGKLRAEIENLHRTFDPHFLRVPCWKITLFTLVPVLGPLLALVICYNWLHRRLAGAQGHKGDQSNGAPGHPRTGKEWDQGLRCREPDFVAPVSPRPTSDSSGTMWGGGPSSSTGHPFLSLFSGQFLEELRNPF, encoded by the exons ATGGCAAGCGCATGGAGCTCCCCTCCAcccagccttccctccctcctcctcctcctcctccagctgtcCTTTAGCTATGCAG GACAGTTCAGGGTCATAGGACCCGGCCACCCCATCCGGGCTCTGGTGGGGGATGAAGCAGAGCTGCCGTGCCGCATGCACCCGGGGAAGAACGCCACGGGCATGGAGGTGGGGTGGTACCGGCCCCCCTTCTCCAGGGTGGTCCATCTCTACCGCAACGGCCGGGATCAGGACGTGGAGCAGGCCCCCGAGTACCGAGGGCGGACGGAGCTGCTGAAGGACAACATGGGCGAGGGCAAGGTGACCCTCAGGATCCGGAAGGTCAGGTTCTCAGATGAAGGAGGCTTCACCTGCTTCTTCCGGGACCATTCCTACCAGGAGGAGGCCGCGATGGAGCTCAAAGTGGAGG ATCCCTTCTACTGGATCAACCCCGGGGTGCTGGTCCTGATGGCTGTCCTCCCCGTGCTCCTCCTGCAGATCTCGCTGGGCCTCGTCTACCTCTGCCTGCAGCACAGACTGAGAG GAAAACTTCGGGCAGAGATAG AGAATCTCCACCGGACTTTCG ACCCGCACTTCCTGAGGGTGCCCTGCTGGAAGATCACCCTGTTCACGCTGGTGCCGGTGCTCGGACCCCTGCTTGCCCTGGTCATCTGCTACAACTGGCTGCATCGGAGACTGGCAGGTGCACAGGGCCACAAGGGTGACCAGAGCAATGGGGCACCAGGTCATCCCCGAACAGGGAAAGAGTGGGACCAGGGCTTAAGATGCAGGGAACCGGATTTTGTCGCCCCTGTGTCCCCAAGGCCAACCTCAGACTCCTCAGGGACTATGTGGGGAGGGGGCCCATCATCTTCCACCGGtcacccatttctctctcttttttcagggCAATTTCTTGAAGAGCTAA GAAACCCCTTCTGA
- the MOG gene encoding myelin-oligodendrocyte glycoprotein isoform X1 — protein MASAWSSPPPSLPSLLLLLLQLSFSYAGQFRVIGPGHPIRALVGDEAELPCRMHPGKNATGMEVGWYRPPFSRVVHLYRNGRDQDVEQAPEYRGRTELLKDNMGEGKVTLRIRKVRFSDEGGFTCFFRDHSYQEEAAMELKVEDPFYWINPGVLVLMAVLPVLLLQISLGLVYLCLQHRLRGKLRAEIENLHRTFDPHFLRVPCWKITLFTLVPVLGPLLALVICYNWLHRRLAGAQGHKGDQSNGAPGHPRTGKEWDQGLRCREPDFVAPVSPRPTSDSSGTMWGGGPSSSTGHPFLSLFSGQFLEELSKFSSFLPFVS, from the exons ATGGCAAGCGCATGGAGCTCCCCTCCAcccagccttccctccctcctcctcctcctcctccagctgtcCTTTAGCTATGCAG GACAGTTCAGGGTCATAGGACCCGGCCACCCCATCCGGGCTCTGGTGGGGGATGAAGCAGAGCTGCCGTGCCGCATGCACCCGGGGAAGAACGCCACGGGCATGGAGGTGGGGTGGTACCGGCCCCCCTTCTCCAGGGTGGTCCATCTCTACCGCAACGGCCGGGATCAGGACGTGGAGCAGGCCCCCGAGTACCGAGGGCGGACGGAGCTGCTGAAGGACAACATGGGCGAGGGCAAGGTGACCCTCAGGATCCGGAAGGTCAGGTTCTCAGATGAAGGAGGCTTCACCTGCTTCTTCCGGGACCATTCCTACCAGGAGGAGGCCGCGATGGAGCTCAAAGTGGAGG ATCCCTTCTACTGGATCAACCCCGGGGTGCTGGTCCTGATGGCTGTCCTCCCCGTGCTCCTCCTGCAGATCTCGCTGGGCCTCGTCTACCTCTGCCTGCAGCACAGACTGAGAG GAAAACTTCGGGCAGAGATAG AGAATCTCCACCGGACTTTCG ACCCGCACTTCCTGAGGGTGCCCTGCTGGAAGATCACCCTGTTCACGCTGGTGCCGGTGCTCGGACCCCTGCTTGCCCTGGTCATCTGCTACAACTGGCTGCATCGGAGACTGGCAGGTGCACAGGGCCACAAGGGTGACCAGAGCAATGGGGCACCAGGTCATCCCCGAACAGGGAAAGAGTGGGACCAGGGCTTAAGATGCAGGGAACCGGATTTTGTCGCCCCTGTGTCCCCAAGGCCAACCTCAGACTCCTCAGGGACTATGTGGGGAGGGGGCCCATCATCTTCCACCGGtcacccatttctctctcttttttcagggCAATTTCTTGAAGAGCTAAgtaagttttcttcctttcttccttttgtaagCTGA
- the MOG gene encoding myelin-oligodendrocyte glycoprotein isoform X4, whose amino-acid sequence MASAWSSPPPSLPSLLLLLLQLSFSYAGQFRVIGPGHPIRALVGDEAELPCRMHPGKNATGMEVGWYRPPFSRVVHLYRNGRDQDVEQAPEYRGRTELLKDNMGEGKVTLRIRKVRFSDEGGFTCFFRDHSYQEEAAMELKVEDPFYWINPGVLVLMAVLPVLLLQISLGLVYLCLQHRLRGKLRAEIENLHRTFDPHFLRVPCWKITLFTLVPVLGPLLALVICYNWLHRRLAGQFLEELRNPF is encoded by the exons ATGGCAAGCGCATGGAGCTCCCCTCCAcccagccttccctccctcctcctcctcctcctccagctgtcCTTTAGCTATGCAG GACAGTTCAGGGTCATAGGACCCGGCCACCCCATCCGGGCTCTGGTGGGGGATGAAGCAGAGCTGCCGTGCCGCATGCACCCGGGGAAGAACGCCACGGGCATGGAGGTGGGGTGGTACCGGCCCCCCTTCTCCAGGGTGGTCCATCTCTACCGCAACGGCCGGGATCAGGACGTGGAGCAGGCCCCCGAGTACCGAGGGCGGACGGAGCTGCTGAAGGACAACATGGGCGAGGGCAAGGTGACCCTCAGGATCCGGAAGGTCAGGTTCTCAGATGAAGGAGGCTTCACCTGCTTCTTCCGGGACCATTCCTACCAGGAGGAGGCCGCGATGGAGCTCAAAGTGGAGG ATCCCTTCTACTGGATCAACCCCGGGGTGCTGGTCCTGATGGCTGTCCTCCCCGTGCTCCTCCTGCAGATCTCGCTGGGCCTCGTCTACCTCTGCCTGCAGCACAGACTGAGAG GAAAACTTCGGGCAGAGATAG AGAATCTCCACCGGACTTTCG ACCCGCACTTCCTGAGGGTGCCCTGCTGGAAGATCACCCTGTTCACGCTGGTGCCGGTGCTCGGACCCCTGCTTGCCCTGGTCATCTGCTACAACTGGCTGCATCGGAGACTGGCAG ggCAATTTCTTGAAGAGCTAA GAAACCCCTTCTGA
- the MOG gene encoding myelin-oligodendrocyte glycoprotein isoform X6: MASAWSSPPPSLPSLLLLLLQLSFSYAGQFRVIGPGHPIRALVGDEAELPCRMHPGKNATGMEVGWYRPPFSRVVHLYRNGRDQDVEQAPEYRGRTELLKDNMGEGKVTLRIRKVRFSDEGGFTCFFRDHSYQEEAAMELKVEDLAGPRLPLPAAQTERKTSGRDRESPPDFRPALPEGALLEDHPVHAGAGARTPACPGHLLQLAASETGRAIS, translated from the exons ATGGCAAGCGCATGGAGCTCCCCTCCAcccagccttccctccctcctcctcctcctcctccagctgtcCTTTAGCTATGCAG GACAGTTCAGGGTCATAGGACCCGGCCACCCCATCCGGGCTCTGGTGGGGGATGAAGCAGAGCTGCCGTGCCGCATGCACCCGGGGAAGAACGCCACGGGCATGGAGGTGGGGTGGTACCGGCCCCCCTTCTCCAGGGTGGTCCATCTCTACCGCAACGGCCGGGATCAGGACGTGGAGCAGGCCCCCGAGTACCGAGGGCGGACGGAGCTGCTGAAGGACAACATGGGCGAGGGCAAGGTGACCCTCAGGATCCGGAAGGTCAGGTTCTCAGATGAAGGAGGCTTCACCTGCTTCTTCCGGGACCATTCCTACCAGGAGGAGGCCGCGATGGAGCTCAAAGTGGAGG ATCTCGCTGGGCCTCGTCTACCTCTGCCTGCAGCACAGACTGAGAG GAAAACTTCGGGCAGAGATAG AGAATCTCCACCGGACTTTCG ACCCGCACTTCCTGAGGGTGCCCTGCTGGAAGATCACCCTGTTCACGCTGGTGCCGGTGCTCGGACCCCTGCTTGCCCTGGTCATCTGCTACAACTGGCTGCATCGGAGACTGGCAG ggCAATTTCTTGA